One segment of Bacteroides caecimuris DNA contains the following:
- the mads1 gene encoding methylation-associated defense system helix-turn-helix domain-containing protein MAD1 gives MAYKVNSLEEMPNALSYLIESVEALQSKVNALQHKQASNSPKWMNIDELCAYLPSHPAKQTVYGWVSTKQIPVHKINKALAFLQSEIDDWLKNKSHKTQDDLMEEARRFVESKKIIR, from the coding sequence ATGGCTTATAAAGTAAATTCATTGGAGGAAATGCCGAATGCGTTGTCCTACCTGATTGAGTCCGTAGAAGCACTACAATCCAAAGTAAATGCCTTGCAACATAAGCAAGCAAGTAATTCACCCAAGTGGATGAATATAGACGAACTTTGTGCTTATCTGCCATCACATCCAGCCAAACAGACAGTTTATGGATGGGTATCTACCAAACAGATTCCCGTACATAAAATAAATAAGGCTTTGGCTTTCTTGCAATCGGAAATTGATGATTGGTTGAAGAACAAATCGCATAAGACACAGGATGACTTAATGGAAGAAGCTAGACGATTTGTCGAATCTAAAAAGATTATCAGATGA
- a CDS encoding BT4734/BF3469 family protein yields the protein MMGTTDYCFSFFRKPIQNIEPIRAVGIVDVYRYVIGHYAQPQTESLRSMLSSPEAKRYKATHFDYCTFSGLFRKRNEKELIMHSGLMCLDFDHVENIVELKQQLLNHEYFDTELLFVSPSGNGLKWIIPVDLKGWEHSRYFKAVANCIKATGLPSVDMSGSDVARSCFLPHDPQAYINPKYKDDVEENIFRPRLGECPF from the coding sequence ATGATGGGAACAACAGATTATTGCTTTTCGTTCTTTCGCAAGCCCATTCAAAACATCGAACCGATAAGGGCGGTAGGCATTGTGGATGTGTATCGCTATGTCATCGGGCATTATGCGCAACCACAAACCGAGTCTCTGCGTTCGATGCTATCTTCTCCCGAAGCCAAAAGATATAAAGCCACCCATTTCGACTATTGTACTTTTTCGGGATTATTCCGTAAACGGAATGAGAAGGAACTGATTATGCACTCTGGATTGATGTGTCTGGATTTTGACCATGTGGAGAATATCGTGGAGCTAAAACAGCAATTACTCAATCATGAATATTTTGATACGGAACTATTATTTGTCAGTCCATCCGGTAATGGATTGAAGTGGATAATACCTGTAGACTTGAAAGGCTGGGAACATTCCCGATATTTCAAGGCTGTTGCTAATTGTATCAAAGCAACAGGTTTGCCATCAGTGGATATGTCCGGCAGTGATGTGGCTCGTTCATGCTTTTTACCCCACGATCCACAAGCATATATTAACCCTAAATACAAAGATGATGTCGAAGAAAATATTTTCCGCCCAAGATTGGGAGAATGCCCCTTCTGA
- a CDS encoding DUF3987 domain-containing protein has protein sequence MSKKIFSAQDWENAPSEILQTHTPDIDPIYNKVKDDVESIVREIEQRGIDIAPNYKDWMELGFALVDGLGENGREYYHRISRFYSTYQKEETDKQYTHCLHSKGQGITIRSFFHLANQAGISLAPSNKEHLSILPNIQNGKTGKWIKSEEELPAFPECVFEHLPPFLHEIVNNSISVDDRDTILIGTIVCLSVCFHNVCGVYDERIVFPNLYLFVVADAGMGKGALTLCRELVVPINRNLHELSKRLEQEYKEAMNAYIKGKKDSGMTMPAEPPMRMLVIPANSSASSFLKILGDNDGIGLLFESEGDTLSQTLKSDYGNYSDVLRKAFHHELVSLSRRKDREYCEVANPRVSVALAGTPEQVRRLIPDAENGLMSRFCFYIIRFKRGIRNVFATSDISQSKNAKFKLLGDKFCHLHEEFVRQGNYSFSLPSDLQEHFIEYLSRVNEECCDEVDNKMQGVVRRMGLIAYHIMMVLTAVRHLENVHRNSSSHDKTEQLVCHEYDYSTAMNICETLLYHAVFIYQNLSGNQSKRFYTASQETGVYARRNTLYNMLPDTFTKKDYDAAVLTLGENGSTANKWIEAFIKDGKLCRIEQGKYRKTF, from the coding sequence ATGTCGAAGAAAATATTTTCCGCCCAAGATTGGGAGAATGCCCCTTCTGAAATACTGCAAACACATACGCCTGATATTGATCCTATATATAATAAGGTAAAAGACGATGTAGAAAGTATTGTTCGGGAGATAGAACAACGTGGCATTGATATAGCACCCAATTATAAAGATTGGATGGAATTGGGCTTTGCACTTGTTGATGGATTGGGAGAGAACGGACGGGAGTATTATCACCGCATCAGCAGGTTTTACTCTACCTATCAAAAGGAAGAGACGGATAAACAATATACGCATTGTCTGCACTCCAAAGGGCAAGGCATTACTATCCGTTCTTTCTTCCATTTGGCAAATCAAGCCGGAATCTCATTGGCTCCATCCAACAAAGAACATTTATCCATTTTGCCAAATATCCAAAATGGTAAAACGGGCAAATGGATAAAGTCAGAGGAAGAACTTCCTGCATTTCCTGAATGTGTGTTTGAGCATCTTCCTCCTTTTCTACATGAGATTGTCAACAATTCCATTTCGGTGGATGACCGTGATACGATATTGATAGGAACTATTGTGTGTTTGTCGGTATGCTTTCATAATGTTTGTGGTGTGTACGATGAGCGCATTGTTTTTCCGAATCTTTATCTGTTTGTTGTGGCAGATGCAGGTATGGGAAAGGGGGCGTTAACCCTATGCAGAGAACTGGTAGTACCCATTAACCGCAATTTGCATGAACTCTCAAAACGATTGGAACAGGAATATAAAGAAGCGATGAATGCTTATATCAAAGGTAAGAAAGATAGTGGAATGACTATGCCAGCTGAGCCGCCCATGCGTATGCTTGTCATTCCTGCCAATAGCAGCGCAAGCTCTTTCTTGAAGATACTGGGAGATAATGACGGAATCGGACTGTTGTTTGAATCGGAGGGCGACACGTTAAGCCAAACATTGAAGTCGGACTATGGTAATTATTCCGATGTGTTGCGAAAGGCATTTCATCATGAGTTGGTAAGTTTGAGCCGTCGCAAGGATAGGGAGTATTGTGAAGTAGCTAATCCAAGAGTGTCAGTAGCTTTGGCTGGAACTCCCGAACAAGTAAGAAGATTGATACCTGATGCGGAAAACGGATTGATGAGTCGCTTTTGTTTCTATATCATTCGCTTCAAGCGAGGTATAAGAAATGTGTTTGCCACAAGCGACATTTCCCAATCCAAGAATGCCAAGTTCAAACTATTGGGAGATAAATTCTGCCATCTGCATGAGGAATTTGTACGACAGGGAAATTATTCATTCTCCCTTCCCTCCGATTTACAGGAACACTTTATAGAATACCTCAGTCGTGTGAATGAAGAGTGTTGTGACGAAGTGGATAACAAGATGCAAGGAGTAGTCAGACGGATGGGACTGATTGCTTATCATATAATGATGGTGCTGACAGCTGTCCGGCATTTGGAGAATGTACATCGCAATTCTTCCTCACATGACAAGACAGAGCAACTGGTCTGCCATGAGTATGACTATTCTACAGCCATGAATATTTGCGAAACCTTACTTTATCATGCCGTATTCATTTATCAGAATTTGTCAGGAAATCAGTCCAAACGATTCTATACCGCTTCGCAAGAGACTGGCGTTTATGCACGAAGGAATACCCTTTATAATATGTTACCCGATACTTTCACAAAAAAGGATTATGATGCGGCGGTTTTAACTTTGGGTGAGAATGGAAGTACGGCAAACAAGTGGATAGAAGCCTTTATCAAAGATGGTAAGCTATGCCGAATAGAGCAGGGGAAATATAGGAAGACTTTTTGA
- a CDS encoding MobC family plasmid mobilization relaxosome protein: MKEKKLGGRPKLANYQKRTKCFRVMFTENDYIYIQSKAEQAGLSVNEFCHQAAMDCQVCQRISPEMVSAIRDLSGIANNVNQIAHQMHTYGLEAVKQQCFSIISEVSRIITQVKNNSHDSED; the protein is encoded by the coding sequence ATGAAGGAGAAGAAACTTGGTGGTCGCCCTAAGTTGGCGAACTATCAGAAACGTACCAAATGTTTTCGGGTAATGTTTACCGAGAACGACTACATTTATATCCAATCCAAAGCGGAACAGGCTGGGTTGTCTGTCAATGAATTTTGCCATCAGGCAGCAATGGATTGTCAAGTCTGTCAGCGCATCAGCCCTGAAATGGTATCGGCTATTCGTGACCTTTCCGGTATCGCCAATAATGTCAATCAGATTGCCCATCAGATGCACACTTATGGTTTGGAAGCAGTCAAACAACAATGCTTCTCAATCATATCAGAAGTCAGTAGAATTATCACTCAAGTAAAGAACAATAGCCATGATAGCGAAGATTAA
- a CDS encoding relaxase/mobilization nuclease domain-containing protein produces MIAKIKTRADFGGIVNYANDQKNKKKCAILLAHEGVCVISNKTIADSFQIQASMRPKVKSPVKHVSLAFSSQDINRFPDNEEGDALMAEIAKKWMEQMGIRNTQYIIARHHDTKHPHCHLVFNRIDNDGNLISDSNERIHNAKVCRTLTKEYGLYFAPKNSKTRNKSRLRPYQLRKYNLRSATLDALTVSRSWNDFLGILKGLGIDMRFNRTDNSDKIRGISFCQNEYSIAGSKLDRDLSFNSLCATLGNVAAELVVQPHQAITPSGGGGASNELGWRDDKDKDNQRTEPFYKPSKRRR; encoded by the coding sequence ATGATAGCGAAGATTAAAACAAGAGCGGATTTCGGAGGAATAGTGAATTATGCCAATGACCAAAAGAACAAGAAGAAATGTGCCATACTTTTAGCACACGAAGGTGTCTGTGTCATCAGTAATAAAACCATAGCTGATTCTTTTCAGATACAAGCGTCCATGCGCCCGAAAGTAAAAAGTCCGGTGAAACACGTATCACTTGCTTTCTCTTCGCAGGACATTAACCGTTTCCCCGATAACGAAGAAGGAGATGCGCTGATGGCAGAGATTGCCAAGAAATGGATGGAACAAATGGGGATTCGCAATACTCAATATATCATAGCCCGACATCACGACACGAAACATCCTCATTGTCATTTGGTATTTAACCGGATAGACAATGATGGCAATCTCATTTCTGACAGCAATGAAAGAATACACAATGCCAAAGTATGTCGAACTTTGACAAAAGAGTATGGACTATACTTTGCTCCTAAAAATAGTAAAACCCGAAACAAGAGCCGTTTGCGCCCTTATCAATTACGGAAGTATAATCTACGTTCTGCAACTCTTGATGCACTGACTGTATCTCGTTCATGGAATGATTTTCTTGGAATTCTCAAAGGTTTGGGTATAGATATGCGCTTTAATCGTACAGATAACTCTGATAAAATTCGTGGCATATCATTCTGTCAAAATGAATATAGTATAGCCGGTTCTAAACTTGACCGTGATTTGAGTTTTAATAGCCTTTGTGCTACATTGGGTAATGTGGCAGCGGAACTGGTTGTTCAACCTCATCAAGCCATAACTCCCAGTGGAGGTGGAGGAGCAAGTAATGAACTGGGATGGCGAGACGACAAAGACAAGGATAACCAAAGAACCGAACCTTTTTATAAACCCTCAAAACGTAGAAGATAA
- a CDS encoding very short patch repair endonuclease, which translates to MDKLTKEQRHRCMSAIKGRNTKPEILVRKFLFSRGFRYRLNHPHLPGHPDLVLRKYRTVIFVNGCFWHGHENCKYFRLPKTNIDFWSNKIKRNKERDKKEQCQLAAMGWHCITIWECQLKPKVRIQTLESLAYTLNHIFLEDRKIKTYELSDTDSTLVAAEPEVTYGRNKQQ; encoded by the coding sequence ATGGATAAATTAACTAAAGAACAACGCCATCGTTGTATGTCCGCTATAAAAGGAAGGAACACAAAACCTGAAATACTGGTGAGAAAGTTCCTTTTTAGCCGTGGCTTCCGCTATCGGCTAAATCATCCGCACCTTCCCGGTCATCCCGATTTGGTGCTTCGCAAATATCGCACTGTCATCTTTGTGAACGGTTGTTTCTGGCATGGTCATGAAAACTGCAAATATTTCCGTTTACCTAAAACCAACATAGATTTTTGGTCAAACAAGATAAAAAGGAATAAGGAACGAGATAAAAAAGAACAATGCCAGCTTGCTGCTATGGGCTGGCATTGTATCACGATTTGGGAGTGCCAACTAAAGCCAAAAGTCCGGATACAAACACTTGAGTCGTTAGCTTATACATTGAATCATATTTTTCTTGAAGATAGGAAAATCAAGACATACGAGTTATCTGATACAGACAGTACACTTGTGGCGGCAGAACCAGAAGTGACTTATGGAAGAAATAAGCAACAATAA
- a CDS encoding restriction endonuclease-like protein, whose protein sequence is MQRTMELLTIKHQDFEMIVECAKFDDIWYKAKSNIGEECLHSTYSWSEGVSSVILSNHIGEEITIENSQQAPAIFFDNTDYPIWVEFKNYVKKAKFGSTLQSENEKFTFRRQILAGFLNYGNEVGRSEIQLMYQVGAETRSFVFSFEVLSTKLNYHEHWKAIIEDIEQEYRMLSLDYMRRTFHGFSPDASGETPEIIWWSVFANEQKKFIKACKNIIDRPRHRLHGKETYKRADKLTFVPSCIENELAEHRQDSSHLYRVEERVRTNDTQENRFLKFALGQITDKYAVLKKRIEAVKNASDVMKDDMQATLATLKHLQRNPFFRTVGNYKGMNQESLVLQKATGYSQVYRTWSLLRRSYSLNDGIYRLQTKDIATLYEIWCFIEVSHIVKEKLHLSDEDIDHKNRMEMNGLFTWDLGKGEHSRILFKKDNVELAELVYNPKNTDKGNSDIGMKDLVVRTVPQKPDIVLQLTKNDLQEGMKMTYLFDAKYRIDGKDKNGVDVPPEDAINQMHRYRDAIYYKDYQSNTLKKEVIGGYILFPGDGNPTDVAVSKFRKTIDEVNIGAFPLRPKDQHNRQLLEQFVEQLITTKSHETISKVIPQKGTFVEVGNRVLIGLVTNSSRKGYLQSFKDGNATLYYTGSHFPTTIALQNLHYFMPYFKGEGICDVYEIIRVRTITSKEVKQTDGEENSNDLRLAFELRYFRKQYANIQPINTSKMINYTFIDTTFEELYQIVMMDKGIVQGNKHERMREKE, encoded by the coding sequence TTGCAAAGGACAATGGAACTGCTCACCATAAAGCATCAGGATTTTGAAATGATTGTCGAATGCGCAAAATTCGATGACATTTGGTATAAAGCCAAGAGTAATATTGGAGAAGAATGCTTACACTCCACTTATTCTTGGTCAGAAGGCGTATCATCTGTTATCCTGAGCAACCATATTGGAGAAGAAATTACGATTGAAAACAGCCAACAAGCTCCTGCCATATTTTTCGACAACACCGATTATCCTATTTGGGTGGAATTCAAGAACTATGTGAAAAAGGCTAAGTTTGGCTCCACTCTCCAGAGTGAAAATGAAAAATTCACTTTTCGCAGACAGATATTGGCAGGTTTCTTGAATTATGGCAATGAGGTTGGTCGCAGCGAAATACAACTCATGTATCAAGTGGGAGCAGAAACCCGCAGTTTTGTCTTCTCTTTTGAAGTGTTGAGCACAAAGCTCAACTATCACGAGCATTGGAAAGCCATTATAGAGGATATTGAACAAGAGTACAGAATGCTTTCGCTCGACTATATGCGAAGAACCTTTCATGGCTTTTCGCCCGATGCAAGCGGAGAGACCCCGGAAATAATCTGGTGGAGCGTATTTGCCAATGAGCAAAAGAAATTCATCAAGGCCTGCAAAAACATCATTGACCGCCCAAGACATCGGTTACACGGAAAAGAGACTTACAAACGTGCCGATAAGCTGACATTTGTCCCCTCCTGCATAGAAAACGAATTGGCAGAACACAGACAGGACAGCTCTCACTTATATCGTGTAGAAGAACGCGTCCGAACAAATGACACGCAGGAAAACAGGTTCTTGAAATTCGCTCTTGGACAAATTACGGATAAATACGCAGTCTTGAAGAAGCGCATAGAAGCGGTAAAGAATGCTTCGGATGTGATGAAGGATGACATGCAAGCCACATTGGCTACATTGAAACACTTGCAGCGAAATCCCTTCTTCCGTACAGTAGGAAATTACAAAGGAATGAATCAGGAAAGTCTGGTTCTGCAAAAAGCTACCGGATATAGTCAGGTATATCGCACATGGAGCCTGCTTCGCCGCTCCTATTCTCTGAATGATGGCATATACCGTTTGCAAACCAAAGATATAGCGACACTCTACGAGATATGGTGTTTCATAGAAGTGAGCCATATTGTGAAGGAAAAACTTCATTTGTCTGATGAAGATATAGACCATAAAAACCGTATGGAAATGAATGGCCTGTTCACGTGGGATTTGGGCAAAGGAGAACATTCCCGTATCCTTTTCAAGAAAGACAATGTGGAACTGGCTGAATTAGTCTATAATCCAAAGAACACAGACAAGGGGAATAGTGACATTGGAATGAAAGATCTTGTGGTGCGCACAGTGCCACAAAAGCCGGATATTGTCCTGCAACTGACCAAGAACGATTTGCAAGAAGGAATGAAAATGACTTATCTGTTTGATGCGAAATATCGTATTGATGGAAAGGATAAAAATGGAGTAGATGTTCCACCCGAAGATGCGATCAACCAGATGCACAGATATCGCGATGCCATCTATTATAAAGACTATCAATCGAATACTTTAAAAAAAGAAGTGATAGGTGGTTATATATTATTTCCTGGAGATGGTAATCCAACAGATGTTGCTGTATCGAAGTTCCGTAAGACTATAGACGAAGTGAACATCGGTGCATTCCCACTTCGTCCTAAAGACCAACATAATCGCCAGCTATTGGAGCAGTTTGTTGAACAACTTATCACCACAAAATCACATGAGACAATCTCTAAAGTGATACCGCAAAAGGGAACATTCGTAGAAGTAGGAAACCGTGTACTCATAGGTCTTGTTACAAACAGCAGCCGTAAAGGCTATTTGCAAAGTTTCAAGGATGGTAATGCCACACTCTATTACACAGGTAGTCATTTCCCAACTACTATTGCTCTGCAAAATCTACATTACTTCATGCCCTACTTCAAAGGAGAAGGGATATGTGATGTCTACGAGATAATTAGAGTTAGAACTATCACATCAAAGGAAGTGAAGCAAACCGATGGAGAAGAAAATAGCAACGACCTTCGTCTCGCCTTTGAACTGCGCTACTTCCGTAAACAATATGCCAACATTCAACCAATCAATACAAGCAAGATGATAAACTATACGTTTATTGATACTACTTTTGAGGAGTTGTACCAAATAGTTATGATGGATAAAGGTATTGTGCAGGGGAATAAGCATGAGCGCATGAGAGAGAAAGAATAA
- a CDS encoding McrB family protein gives MAIKTKPFLLLAGISGTGKSRIVRELARACWDEDSTEYKAQKPKNFEMIQVKPNWHDSTELMGYVSRVSGSPIYVIGDFLRFITKAWENLDVPHFLCLDEMNLAPVEQYFAEFLSVIESRKSNEDGTIATDPILKKSTEDWYRVLTAELTGNNETLRNRFLEEGITIPQNLIVVGTVNMDETTFSFSRKVLDRAMTIEMNEVDLYAGLDSKYERIGKLNSDMLIGTAVEGVDVYADNEDVCNKVLTYLQAVNDVLNGTPFKVAYRTRNEFLLYVVNNLPYNMDENGHEFSEDEVIATALDEITSMKILSRIEGDDTKVKHSLLERLITTIEAQLLALTGEDKKIESVSIAKLKEMQERLSSGYTSFWS, from the coding sequence ATGGCTATAAAGACTAAACCCTTCCTTTTGCTTGCCGGTATATCCGGTACGGGCAAAAGCCGTATTGTCCGTGAATTGGCCCGTGCGTGTTGGGACGAAGATTCCACTGAATATAAAGCTCAGAAACCTAAGAATTTTGAGATGATTCAGGTAAAACCCAATTGGCATGATTCCACTGAACTCATGGGATATGTGAGCCGTGTCAGCGGAAGCCCTATATATGTGATTGGTGATTTCTTAAGATTTATCACAAAGGCTTGGGAAAACTTGGATGTACCTCATTTCCTTTGTCTGGATGAAATGAATCTTGCTCCTGTCGAACAATATTTTGCGGAATTTCTTAGTGTGATAGAATCTCGTAAAAGCAACGAAGACGGTACGATTGCAACAGACCCTATCCTGAAAAAAAGCACAGAGGATTGGTATCGGGTATTGACAGCCGAGCTGACAGGAAACAATGAAACATTAAGGAACCGCTTTTTGGAAGAGGGTATCACCATTCCACAGAATCTAATCGTAGTGGGTACGGTAAATATGGATGAAACAACCTTCTCTTTTTCCCGTAAGGTACTTGACCGTGCCATGACTATAGAAATGAATGAAGTGGATTTGTATGCCGGATTGGACAGCAAATATGAACGTATTGGTAAGCTGAATAGCGATATGCTTATCGGTACAGCTGTAGAAGGTGTGGATGTATATGCAGATAACGAGGATGTTTGTAATAAGGTATTGACCTATTTGCAAGCTGTGAATGATGTCCTTAACGGCACTCCGTTCAAAGTTGCCTACCGCACGCGAAACGAATTCCTGCTTTATGTGGTAAACAATTTGCCTTACAATATGGATGAAAACGGACACGAGTTCAGTGAAGATGAGGTCATAGCAACCGCATTGGATGAGATAACAAGCATGAAAATCTTGTCACGAATAGAAGGTGATGATACAAAAGTCAAGCATTCACTTCTTGAAAGACTGATTACTACTATCGAAGCGCAGTTGTTGGCATTGACCGGAGAAGATAAGAAAATAGAATCCGTTTCCATAGCCAAGTTGAAAGAAATGCAAGAACGGTTGTCATCCGGCTATACAAGTTTCTGGAGCTAA
- a CDS encoding DNA cytosine methyltransferase — MPKTIVSLFSGCGGLDLGFSGGFAFRGHDYERLDTEIVFANDFDQDAQSCYNANPLLTNDGANCLLADIRDIDANDIPDFDILLAGFPCQPFSNAGKRQGVDDENGRGTLFEECHRIIAAKIEAGHRPQAFLFENVRGILSSHVANGNSVPEEIVRIMGDLGYDVSYKLVCASDYGVPQKRYRVLMVGIDRELNLGHFDFNLLKTIVQENNIPSEHYGNIEELVLGRILQGVENLPDNEVWEFSPGTQQTVNLIGSCAHGIEGFQYFYDGYSHTNLPTICMEGKSWKDIPYEMLTPRFRNIYDNPKRYHAPKFFRRFAFGEICGTITASAQPDKCGITHPIENRRYSVRECARIQSFPDNYLFNAIPLAARYKVIGNAVPPILGWITATALLRFLPINE, encoded by the coding sequence ATGCCTAAGACAATAGTATCTTTGTTTTCCGGATGTGGTGGTCTTGATTTGGGATTTAGCGGAGGATTTGCATTCAGAGGACACGATTATGAGAGATTAGATACAGAAATTGTATTTGCAAATGATTTTGACCAAGACGCACAGTCTTGTTATAATGCCAACCCATTATTAACAAATGATGGAGCCAATTGCCTTTTAGCTGATATTAGAGATATTGATGCTAATGATATACCTGATTTTGATATACTTTTAGCCGGTTTCCCATGCCAACCATTTTCTAATGCTGGCAAAAGACAGGGAGTGGATGATGAAAACGGAAGAGGTACATTATTTGAAGAATGTCATAGAATCATTGCTGCAAAGATTGAGGCTGGCCATCGTCCTCAAGCATTTCTGTTTGAGAATGTTAGAGGCATTCTATCTTCACATGTAGCAAATGGCAATAGTGTACCTGAAGAAATCGTTAGAATCATGGGCGATTTAGGTTATGATGTCTCATACAAATTAGTTTGTGCTTCTGATTACGGCGTTCCCCAAAAACGCTATCGTGTTCTAATGGTTGGAATAGATAGAGAGTTGAATCTTGGACATTTTGATTTCAACTTATTGAAAACAATTGTTCAAGAAAACAATATCCCATCCGAACATTATGGGAACATCGAAGAACTGGTATTAGGAAGAATATTACAAGGTGTAGAAAACTTACCTGATAATGAAGTATGGGAATTTAGCCCAGGAACACAACAAACAGTAAATTTAATCGGAAGCTGTGCTCACGGCATTGAAGGATTCCAATATTTTTATGACGGATATTCCCATACGAATTTACCTACAATATGTATGGAAGGAAAATCATGGAAAGACATACCCTACGAAATGTTGACTCCACGATTTAGGAATATCTATGATAACCCTAAACGTTATCATGCTCCAAAATTTTTTAGACGATTTGCTTTTGGAGAAATTTGCGGTACAATTACAGCTTCTGCGCAACCTGACAAATGTGGAATTACTCACCCCATTGAAAATAGACGGTATTCTGTTAGGGAATGTGCAAGAATTCAGTCATTCCCTGATAACTACTTGTTTAATGCAATACCTTTAGCAGCTAGATATAAAGTTATTGGTAATGCCGTTCCTCCAATACTTGGCTGGATTACAGCAACCGCTTTGTTAAGATTCCTCCCAATTAATGAATAA
- a CDS encoding helix-turn-helix transcriptional regulator — MNKDINRLKVILAEKKRTNKWLAEQLGKDPGTVSKWCTNTMQPNLETLVKIAKVLEVDTKDLLWSIKNI, encoded by the coding sequence ATGAATAAAGATATAAATCGTTTGAAGGTGATTTTAGCAGAAAAGAAACGCACCAATAAATGGTTGGCAGAACAGTTGGGAAAAGATCCGGGAACTGTGTCAAAATGGTGCACAAATACCATGCAACCGAACTTGGAGACATTAGTGAAAATCGCAAAAGTCCTTGAAGTGGATACTAAGGACTTATTGTGGTCAATAAAAAATATTTAA